A section of the Maylandia zebra isolate NMK-2024a linkage group LG8, Mzebra_GT3a, whole genome shotgun sequence genome encodes:
- the LOC101470050 gene encoding retinol dehydrogenase 13 isoform X2: protein MSRYILPVSVFGTVFGCAVLLKDRMTGGRCPSKATINEKTVVITGANTGIGKETARELARRGGRIIMGCRDMEKCEAAAKEIRGKTLNPHIYARRLDLASMKSIREFAERIKQEEPHVDILINNAGVMRCPQWKTEDGFDMQFGVNHLGHFLLTNLLLDKLKESAPSRVINLASLAHIVGKLDFEDLNWEKKKFDTKQAYCQSKLANVLFTRELAKRLQGTGVTVNAVHPGVVATELGRHTGLHQSQFSSSLLSPFFSLLVKSPEHGAQPSVYLAVSEELEGVTGRYYDVMTEKEPAPQALDDEAACRLWEVSSRLVGLEHEGQPSVSNPSAEGQNKAAQTNSAQTNSAQTLGQNVGAAVSTVGL, encoded by the exons ATGAGCAGATATATTTTACCCGTGTCTGTCTTTGGAACAGTGTTTGGATGCGCTGTTTTACTGAA AGACCGTATGACTGGAGGCCGGTGTCCTAGTAAGGCTACCATTAATGAAAAGACTGTGGTTATAACAGGAGCTAACACAGGCATTGGAAAAGAGACTGCCCGAGAACTGGCTAGAAGAG GTGGTCGGATTATTATGGGATGTCGCGATATGGAGAAGTGTGAAGCAGCTGCAAAGGAAATTCGGGGGAAAACCCTGAATCCTCACATTTATGCACGTCGCCTCGACCTGGCCTCCATGAAGTCAATCCGAGAGTTTGCAGAGAGGATCAAACAAG AGGAGCCGCATGTGGACATACTGATAAACAATGCTGGGGTCATGAGGTGTCCACAGTGGAAGACAGAGGACGGCTTTGACATGCAGTTTGGAGTGAATCACTTAG GCCACTTCTTACTGACGAATCTTCTGCTGGATAAGTTGAAAGAGTCCGCCCCCAGCAGAGTGATCAACCTGGCCTCTCTCGCCCACATTGTTGGAAAGCTTGACTTTGAGGACTTGAACTGGGAGAAAAAGAAGTTTGATACCAAGCAGGCGTACTGTCAGAGCAAGCTTGCCAATGTTCTGTTCACCAGAGAGCTCGCCAAGCGATTACAAG GCACAGGAGTCACAGTGAATGCGGTGCACCCGGGAGTTGTTGCCACGGAGCTCGGGAGGCACACTGGCCTTCACCAATCACAGTTCTCGAGCTCTCTGCTCA GTCCCTTTTTCTCATTGTTGGTGAAAAGCCCAGAGCACGGGGCCCAGCCAAGCGTCTACCTGGCCGTGTCTGAGGAGCTGGAGGGGGTGACGGGGCGGTACTATGATGTTATGACCGAAAAGGAACCAGCGCCCCAGGCCCTGGACGATGAGGCAGCTTGTAGGCTGTGGGAAGTCAGCAGCAGGCTGGTGGGTCTGGAGCACGAAGGACAGCCCAGCGTGTCAAACCCATCAGCGGAAGGCCAGAACAAAGCTGCACAGACAAACTCAGCGCAGACAAACTCAGCGCAGACACTCGGGCAGAATGTAGGAGCAGCTGTCAGCACTGTAGGCCTATAG
- the LOC101470050 gene encoding retinol dehydrogenase 13 isoform X1 has protein sequence MSLQKVLTLSDLCVMLTASFCSFSRDRMTGGRCPSKATINEKTVVITGANTGIGKETARELARRGGRIIMGCRDMEKCEAAAKEIRGKTLNPHIYARRLDLASMKSIREFAERIKQEEPHVDILINNAGVMRCPQWKTEDGFDMQFGVNHLGHFLLTNLLLDKLKESAPSRVINLASLAHIVGKLDFEDLNWEKKKFDTKQAYCQSKLANVLFTRELAKRLQGTGVTVNAVHPGVVATELGRHTGLHQSQFSSSLLSPFFSLLVKSPEHGAQPSVYLAVSEELEGVTGRYYDVMTEKEPAPQALDDEAACRLWEVSSRLVGLEHEGQPSVSNPSAEGQNKAAQTNSAQTNSAQTLGQNVGAAVSTVGL, from the exons ATGAGTTTGCAGAAAGTTTTGACACTCAGTGATCTGTGTGTCATGCTCACGGCTTCTTTTTGCTCCTTCTCGAG AGACCGTATGACTGGAGGCCGGTGTCCTAGTAAGGCTACCATTAATGAAAAGACTGTGGTTATAACAGGAGCTAACACAGGCATTGGAAAAGAGACTGCCCGAGAACTGGCTAGAAGAG GTGGTCGGATTATTATGGGATGTCGCGATATGGAGAAGTGTGAAGCAGCTGCAAAGGAAATTCGGGGGAAAACCCTGAATCCTCACATTTATGCACGTCGCCTCGACCTGGCCTCCATGAAGTCAATCCGAGAGTTTGCAGAGAGGATCAAACAAG AGGAGCCGCATGTGGACATACTGATAAACAATGCTGGGGTCATGAGGTGTCCACAGTGGAAGACAGAGGACGGCTTTGACATGCAGTTTGGAGTGAATCACTTAG GCCACTTCTTACTGACGAATCTTCTGCTGGATAAGTTGAAAGAGTCCGCCCCCAGCAGAGTGATCAACCTGGCCTCTCTCGCCCACATTGTTGGAAAGCTTGACTTTGAGGACTTGAACTGGGAGAAAAAGAAGTTTGATACCAAGCAGGCGTACTGTCAGAGCAAGCTTGCCAATGTTCTGTTCACCAGAGAGCTCGCCAAGCGATTACAAG GCACAGGAGTCACAGTGAATGCGGTGCACCCGGGAGTTGTTGCCACGGAGCTCGGGAGGCACACTGGCCTTCACCAATCACAGTTCTCGAGCTCTCTGCTCA GTCCCTTTTTCTCATTGTTGGTGAAAAGCCCAGAGCACGGGGCCCAGCCAAGCGTCTACCTGGCCGTGTCTGAGGAGCTGGAGGGGGTGACGGGGCGGTACTATGATGTTATGACCGAAAAGGAACCAGCGCCCCAGGCCCTGGACGATGAGGCAGCTTGTAGGCTGTGGGAAGTCAGCAGCAGGCTGGTGGGTCTGGAGCACGAAGGACAGCCCAGCGTGTCAAACCCATCAGCGGAAGGCCAGAACAAAGCTGCACAGACAAACTCAGCGCAGACAAACTCAGCGCAGACACTCGGGCAGAATGTAGGAGCAGCTGTCAGCACTGTAGGCCTATAG
- the LOC101470050 gene encoding retinol dehydrogenase 13 isoform X3: MTGGRCPSKATINEKTVVITGANTGIGKETARELARRGGRIIMGCRDMEKCEAAAKEIRGKTLNPHIYARRLDLASMKSIREFAERIKQEEPHVDILINNAGVMRCPQWKTEDGFDMQFGVNHLGHFLLTNLLLDKLKESAPSRVINLASLAHIVGKLDFEDLNWEKKKFDTKQAYCQSKLANVLFTRELAKRLQGTGVTVNAVHPGVVATELGRHTGLHQSQFSSSLLSPFFSLLVKSPEHGAQPSVYLAVSEELEGVTGRYYDVMTEKEPAPQALDDEAACRLWEVSSRLVGLEHEGQPSVSNPSAEGQNKAAQTNSAQTNSAQTLGQNVGAAVSTVGL; this comes from the exons ATGACTGGAGGCCGGTGTCCTAGTAAGGCTACCATTAATGAAAAGACTGTGGTTATAACAGGAGCTAACACAGGCATTGGAAAAGAGACTGCCCGAGAACTGGCTAGAAGAG GTGGTCGGATTATTATGGGATGTCGCGATATGGAGAAGTGTGAAGCAGCTGCAAAGGAAATTCGGGGGAAAACCCTGAATCCTCACATTTATGCACGTCGCCTCGACCTGGCCTCCATGAAGTCAATCCGAGAGTTTGCAGAGAGGATCAAACAAG AGGAGCCGCATGTGGACATACTGATAAACAATGCTGGGGTCATGAGGTGTCCACAGTGGAAGACAGAGGACGGCTTTGACATGCAGTTTGGAGTGAATCACTTAG GCCACTTCTTACTGACGAATCTTCTGCTGGATAAGTTGAAAGAGTCCGCCCCCAGCAGAGTGATCAACCTGGCCTCTCTCGCCCACATTGTTGGAAAGCTTGACTTTGAGGACTTGAACTGGGAGAAAAAGAAGTTTGATACCAAGCAGGCGTACTGTCAGAGCAAGCTTGCCAATGTTCTGTTCACCAGAGAGCTCGCCAAGCGATTACAAG GCACAGGAGTCACAGTGAATGCGGTGCACCCGGGAGTTGTTGCCACGGAGCTCGGGAGGCACACTGGCCTTCACCAATCACAGTTCTCGAGCTCTCTGCTCA GTCCCTTTTTCTCATTGTTGGTGAAAAGCCCAGAGCACGGGGCCCAGCCAAGCGTCTACCTGGCCGTGTCTGAGGAGCTGGAGGGGGTGACGGGGCGGTACTATGATGTTATGACCGAAAAGGAACCAGCGCCCCAGGCCCTGGACGATGAGGCAGCTTGTAGGCTGTGGGAAGTCAGCAGCAGGCTGGTGGGTCTGGAGCACGAAGGACAGCCCAGCGTGTCAAACCCATCAGCGGAAGGCCAGAACAAAGCTGCACAGACAAACTCAGCGCAGACAAACTCAGCGCAGACACTCGGGCAGAATGTAGGAGCAGCTGTCAGCACTGTAGGCCTATAG
- the decr2 gene encoding peroxisomal 2,4-dienoyl-CoA reductase [(3E)-enoyl-CoA-producing] isoform X1 produces MAESKTKAELLPEDVDTDDCLTSYTYIYSPDLLKDQVAFITGGGSGIGLRIAEIFMRHGCDTVIASRNLDKLNEAAKKLSAVSGRRCLPLCIDVRQPDSIMAAVDEILKEFGRVDILVNNAAGNFLCPATALSFNAFKTVLDIDTLGTFNTSKVVYEKWFKDHGGSIVNISATLGYRGQALQVHAGSAKAANDAMTKHLAVEWGPSGVRVNAVAPGPISGTEGYRRLGGLRVEAAGAFQSIPLQRAGNKTEMAHCALFLASRASSYTTGAILVADGGAWLTSANDVSMLLGYWSAEHKRDK; encoded by the exons ATGGCAGAGTCGAAAACAAAGGCAGAGCTGCTGCCTGAAGATGTTGACACGGATGACTGTCTGACTTCATACACTTACATCTACAGTCCGGATTTACTGAA AGACCAGGTTGCTTTTATCACAGGTGGAGGATCTGGAATCGGTCTGCGCATAGCTGAAATCTTCATGAG GCATGGCTGTGACACAGTGATTGCCAGCAGGAACTTAGACAAGCTCAATGAG GCTGCTAAAAAGCTGTCAGCTGTGTCAGGGCGGCGCTGTCTTCCACTGTGTATCGACGTGAGGCAGCCCGACAGCATCATGGCTGCTGTGGATGAGATCCTGAAAGAGTTTGGCCGTGTGGACATCCTTGTTAACA ATGCTGCTGGGAACTTCCTCTGCCCTGCTACCGCACTCTCCTTCAATGCCTTCAAGACCGTTCTGGATATAGACACGTTGGGTACATTCAACACCAGCAAGGTGGTTTATGAGAAGTGGTTCAAG GATCATGGTGGCAGCATAGTCAACATCTCTGCAACGCTTGGATACAGAGGACAGGCCCTGCAGGTGCACGCTGGCTCTGCCAAAGCAGCAAATG ATGCCATGACCAAGCACCTGGCTGTGGAGTGGGGGCCCAGTGGAGTGAGAGTCAATGCTGTGGCTCCAGGTCCCATCTCTGGGACAGAGGGCTACCGCAGGCTGG GTGGTCTTAGAGTGGAAGCTGCTGGTGCTTTCCAGTCCATTCCTTTGCAGCGAGCTGGCAACAAGACAGAAATGGCCCACTGCGCTCTCTTCCTGGCCAGCCGGGCGTCGTCTTACACGACTGGAGCCATCCTGGTGGCGGATGGTGGGGCCTGGCTGACCTCAGCCAACGATGTCTCCATGCTGTTGG GTTATTGGTCAGCTGAACACAAAAGAGACAAGTAA
- the decr2 gene encoding peroxisomal 2,4-dienoyl-CoA reductase [(3E)-enoyl-CoA-producing] isoform X2, which produces MAESKTKAELLPEDVDTDDCLTSYTYIYSPDLLKDQVAFITGGGSGIGLRIAEIFMRHGCDTVIASRNLDKLNEAAKKLSAVSGRRCLPLCIDVRQPDSIMAAVDEILKEFGRVDILVNNAAGNFLCPATALSFNAFKTVLDIDTLGTFNTSKVVYEKWFKDHGGSIVNISATLGYRGQALQVHAGSAKAANDAMTKHLAVEWGPSGVRVNAVAPGPISGTEGYRRLGGLRVEAAGAFQSIPLQRAGNKTEMAHCALFLASRASSYTTGAILVADGGAWLTSANDVSMLLGIASSKSARL; this is translated from the exons ATGGCAGAGTCGAAAACAAAGGCAGAGCTGCTGCCTGAAGATGTTGACACGGATGACTGTCTGACTTCATACACTTACATCTACAGTCCGGATTTACTGAA AGACCAGGTTGCTTTTATCACAGGTGGAGGATCTGGAATCGGTCTGCGCATAGCTGAAATCTTCATGAG GCATGGCTGTGACACAGTGATTGCCAGCAGGAACTTAGACAAGCTCAATGAG GCTGCTAAAAAGCTGTCAGCTGTGTCAGGGCGGCGCTGTCTTCCACTGTGTATCGACGTGAGGCAGCCCGACAGCATCATGGCTGCTGTGGATGAGATCCTGAAAGAGTTTGGCCGTGTGGACATCCTTGTTAACA ATGCTGCTGGGAACTTCCTCTGCCCTGCTACCGCACTCTCCTTCAATGCCTTCAAGACCGTTCTGGATATAGACACGTTGGGTACATTCAACACCAGCAAGGTGGTTTATGAGAAGTGGTTCAAG GATCATGGTGGCAGCATAGTCAACATCTCTGCAACGCTTGGATACAGAGGACAGGCCCTGCAGGTGCACGCTGGCTCTGCCAAAGCAGCAAATG ATGCCATGACCAAGCACCTGGCTGTGGAGTGGGGGCCCAGTGGAGTGAGAGTCAATGCTGTGGCTCCAGGTCCCATCTCTGGGACAGAGGGCTACCGCAGGCTGG GTGGTCTTAGAGTGGAAGCTGCTGGTGCTTTCCAGTCCATTCCTTTGCAGCGAGCTGGCAACAAGACAGAAATGGCCCACTGCGCTCTCTTCCTGGCCAGCCGGGCGTCGTCTTACACGACTGGAGCCATCCTGGTGGCGGATGGTGGGGCCTGGCTGACCTCAGCCAACGATGTCTCCATGCTGTTGGGTATAGCTTCCTCTAAATCTGCTAGACTCTGA